A region of Deinococcus aestuarii DNA encodes the following proteins:
- a CDS encoding spore photoproduct lyase family protein, whose translation MNARLLDIRHIYLEPRVTEYARGREILARFPDAGRTEVPSHWNIPGLHGNAGLVRDWVRLKRQVLVLGVRKTFTTRANGRSADWIAPGLANGCAMSCAYCYVPRRKGFANPITTFVNVEETLSALRRHAAKLGPKPEPNQVDPELWVYDVGENSDLSVDALLSDNVRDLVALFRELPNARASFATKYVNRDLLTYDPQGKTRVRFSLMPRPIARVLDVRTSPIRERIAAVNDFVEAGYEVHLNFSPVVIYEGWTADYAELLREVRASLSERARAQLAAEVIFLTHNAGLHEVNLGWHPGAERLLWRPGWQETKRSEHGGENVRYRHGFKGKAVARFTELLARELPECRVRYAF comes from the coding sequence ATGAACGCCCGGCTCCTCGACATCCGCCACATCTACCTGGAGCCCCGGGTCACCGAGTACGCGCGGGGCCGCGAGATTCTGGCCCGCTTCCCGGACGCGGGGCGCACCGAGGTGCCCTCCCACTGGAACATCCCCGGCCTGCACGGCAATGCGGGGCTGGTGCGCGACTGGGTGCGGCTCAAGCGGCAGGTGCTCGTCCTGGGCGTGCGCAAGACCTTCACCACCCGCGCCAACGGGCGCAGCGCCGACTGGATCGCGCCGGGGCTCGCCAACGGCTGCGCCATGAGCTGTGCGTACTGCTACGTCCCGCGCCGCAAGGGCTTTGCCAATCCCATCACGACGTTCGTGAACGTGGAGGAGACGTTGAGTGCCCTGCGCCGCCACGCCGCCAAGCTCGGGCCCAAGCCCGAACCCAACCAGGTCGATCCCGAACTCTGGGTCTACGACGTGGGCGAGAACAGCGACCTGAGTGTGGACGCCCTGCTCTCGGACAACGTGCGCGACCTCGTGGCGCTCTTCCGCGAGCTGCCGAACGCGAGGGCGTCCTTCGCCACCAAGTACGTGAACCGTGACCTGTTGACCTACGACCCCCAGGGCAAGACGCGGGTGCGTTTCTCGCTGATGCCGCGTCCCATCGCCCGCGTGCTCGACGTGCGGACCTCGCCCATCCGCGAGCGCATCGCCGCCGTCAACGACTTCGTGGAGGCGGGGTATGAGGTCCACCTCAACTTCTCGCCCGTCGTGATCTACGAGGGCTGGACCGCCGACTATGCGGAGCTGCTGCGCGAGGTGCGGGCTTCCCTCTCGGAGCGGGCCCGCGCGCAACTTGCCGCCGAGGTAATCTTCCTGACCCACAATGCGGGCCTGCACGAGGTCAACCTGGGCTGGCACCCGGGAGCCGAGCGGCTGCTGTGGCGCCCGGGCTGGCAGGAGACCAAACGCTCGGAACACGGCGGCGAGAACGTCCGCTACCGCCACGGCTTCAAGGGGAAGGCGGTCGCCCGCTTCACCGAGCTGCTGGCCCGCGAGCTGCCGGAGTGCCGGGTGCGCTACGCCTTCTGA
- a CDS encoding LacI family DNA-binding transcriptional regulator → MKKSISNRDVERIAHHAGLTTEQVRAALAMRGDMFPEVQERVAASASELRYTITVRDRVAMAAGTSVATVNRAYRPEARHLVRPEVLQAIEREASRMGYTPDPVAQARRTQQSTIVAICPEMTHLSSPYHAALIRALTEVVTERGLYPVITPIPQDRLLPDIAQSSITSLVVLWEGNRTDQQAAALRAAGRQAVLIGHHERLPSVAPDWTEAYERLTHRALEQGYDVLHLGYYSEQRWAAGARLEGMARALASSRHQPRLRLWLHPDLDLARAVEALHGQDMCAAATLLTVLAQTPGALERRPRLGLEGIIQELTEELRCLQKGDSQRVALLGYSDMTIRQLMWQLAVDGSGPRLGDHLGLAGHDNLEPIMRYLNPVLTTIAYDFSDFAGQLIDQMDPENEGGFTGLPTELILRESL, encoded by the coding sequence TTGAAGAAATCCATTTCCAACCGGGATGTGGAGCGAATCGCCCACCACGCCGGATTGACGACCGAACAGGTGCGCGCCGCGCTCGCCATGCGGGGCGACATGTTCCCGGAGGTGCAGGAGCGGGTGGCGGCGAGTGCGAGCGAGCTGCGCTACACGATCACGGTGCGTGACCGGGTGGCGATGGCGGCCGGAACGTCGGTGGCGACGGTGAACCGCGCGTATCGCCCCGAGGCCCGGCACCTCGTCCGCCCCGAGGTCTTGCAGGCCATCGAGCGGGAAGCTTCCCGGATGGGCTACACCCCCGATCCGGTGGCGCAGGCCCGGCGCACGCAGCAAAGCACCATCGTGGCGATCTGTCCCGAGATGACGCACCTGTCGAGCCCTTACCACGCGGCCCTCATCCGCGCACTTACGGAGGTCGTGACCGAGCGGGGGCTGTACCCGGTGATCACACCCATCCCGCAAGACCGCCTGCTCCCCGACATCGCGCAGTCGAGCATCACCAGCCTGGTGGTGTTGTGGGAGGGCAACCGCACGGATCAGCAGGCGGCGGCCCTGCGTGCGGCGGGGCGGCAGGCCGTGCTGATCGGGCATCACGAGAGGTTGCCCAGCGTGGCTCCCGATTGGACGGAAGCCTATGAGCGTCTGACCCACCGCGCCCTGGAGCAGGGTTACGATGTGCTGCACCTGGGGTACTACAGTGAACAGCGCTGGGCGGCGGGTGCCCGCCTGGAGGGCATGGCCCGTGCCCTGGCGAGCAGCCGTCATCAGCCCCGCTTGCGGCTGTGGCTGCACCCCGACCTCGACCTTGCGCGGGCGGTCGAAGCCCTGCACGGCCAGGACATGTGCGCCGCCGCCACACTGCTCACCGTTTTGGCCCAAACGCCGGGCGCCCTGGAGCGCCGCCCCCGGCTGGGGCTGGAAGGCATCATTCAGGAGCTGACAGAGGAGTTGCGCTGCCTTCAGAAGGGCGACAGTCAGCGCGTCGCGTTGCTCGGTTACTCGGACATGACGATCCGGCAACTCATGTGGCAGCTCGCGGTGGACGGCTCGGGGCCGCGACTGGGCGATCACCTCGGGCTGGCAGGGCACGACAACCTCGAACCGATCATGCGCTACCTCAACCCGGTGCTCACGACCATCGCCTACGACTTCAGCGACTTCGCCGGGCAACTCATCGACCAGATGGATCCGGAGAACGAGGGCGGGTTCACCGGCCTGCCCACCGAACTGATCCTGCGCGAGTCGCTCTGA
- the asnB gene encoding asparagine synthase (glutamine-hydrolyzing), whose product MCGIIGSVRRRPSATETLGLATLCHRGPDAQTSAHAGSAHLGHTRLSIIDLSSGGQPMSDVHGLTTVVFNGEIYNHLELRRELEARGHEFATRSDTEVILATYLAWGVAGFARLRGMYALALHDRRDGNTVIARDPFGIKPLFWTRGRDGSVFFASEVGALLDLSGVSTDLDLTSVLETLASRHPSGLNTLYEHVKRVEPGTALVVAPQANAVIYVRFASVTEEVERCRLEGERNVTPEEVRERVMDSVEHHTLADVPLGCFLSGGLDSSVVAQALASRGGGPLNAYSVGFEGASSETSELPYARMVAEHIGARLHPVTVGPADFVALAPRLSGSLNGPFADHADIALLKLSLRAAEDVKVVLSGEGGDESFGGYPKYAVDNLARPLGPAMRLGSRWLGRRGKLGIAADALSEPSRAARWMRWFANDDASPALVGSLIGAGARPDRALHWVEERLIGYPQGWSDLQRMQVLDLESWLPNNLLHRGDYTTMQASIEQRVPLLDMRLTPWAVALPRQVKIHRLRGKMPLRQAFGDRLPRAVLERPKSGFRLPLGEWLAGDPGLRSMSRDLLLSPGARLRTWMSGAELEALLAPAALAQTGSAKLAWTAVCLELWLQAVHSRAVVA is encoded by the coding sequence ATGTGTGGAATCATCGGGAGTGTGCGCAGGAGGCCTTCGGCTACGGAGACGCTCGGGCTGGCGACCCTGTGTCACCGGGGGCCGGACGCGCAGACCAGCGCGCACGCAGGAAGCGCCCATCTGGGCCACACGCGGTTGAGCATCATCGATCTGTCGAGCGGCGGGCAGCCCATGAGTGATGTGCACGGGCTCACGACGGTCGTCTTCAACGGCGAGATCTACAATCACCTCGAGCTGCGCCGCGAACTGGAGGCGCGCGGGCACGAGTTCGCCACTCGCTCGGACACGGAGGTCATCCTCGCGACGTATCTCGCCTGGGGAGTGGCGGGCTTCGCGCGGCTGCGCGGCATGTACGCCCTCGCCCTGCACGACCGCCGCGACGGCAACACCGTCATCGCGCGTGACCCCTTCGGGATCAAGCCCCTCTTCTGGACCCGGGGCCGCGACGGCTCGGTGTTCTTCGCCTCGGAGGTCGGTGCCCTGCTCGACCTCTCGGGCGTGTCCACCGATCTCGACCTCACCTCGGTCTTGGAAACCCTCGCCTCCCGCCATCCGTCGGGCCTCAATACCCTCTATGAGCACGTCAAAAGAGTCGAGCCCGGTACCGCGCTCGTGGTGGCCCCGCAGGCGAACGCAGTGATCTACGTGCGCTTCGCCAGCGTGACCGAGGAGGTCGAGCGCTGCCGCCTGGAGGGAGAGCGGAATGTAACGCCTGAGGAAGTCCGCGAGCGGGTGATGGACTCGGTCGAGCACCACACCCTCGCCGACGTGCCGCTGGGGTGCTTCCTGAGCGGGGGGCTAGATTCCAGCGTGGTCGCCCAGGCTCTGGCGTCGCGCGGTGGCGGGCCCCTGAATGCCTATTCGGTGGGCTTTGAGGGGGCGTCTTCGGAGACGAGCGAGCTGCCGTACGCCCGGATGGTCGCCGAGCACATTGGGGCGCGGCTGCACCCCGTTACGGTAGGCCCAGCGGATTTCGTGGCGTTGGCGCCGAGGCTTTCAGGCTCGCTCAACGGGCCTTTCGCGGATCACGCGGACATCGCGTTGCTCAAGCTCTCGCTGCGCGCGGCCGAGGACGTGAAGGTGGTTCTTTCCGGCGAGGGCGGCGACGAGTCCTTCGGCGGCTACCCGAAGTACGCGGTAGACAACTTGGCGCGACCCTTGGGCCCGGCGATGCGTCTGGGGAGCCGCTGGCTGGGGCGCCGGGGCAAGCTGGGAATCGCCGCCGACGCCCTAAGCGAGCCCAGCCGCGCCGCGCGCTGGATGCGTTGGTTCGCCAACGACGACGCATCGCCCGCGCTTGTGGGGTCCCTGATCGGGGCCGGGGCGCGGCCCGACCGCGCCCTGCATTGGGTGGAAGAGCGCCTGATCGGTTACCCACAGGGCTGGTCTGATCTCCAGCGGATGCAGGTGCTCGACCTGGAGTCGTGGTTGCCCAACAACTTGCTACACCGGGGCGACTATACGACCATGCAGGCCTCTATCGAGCAGCGGGTGCCTCTCCTCGACATGCGGCTGACTCCCTGGGCGGTGGCGCTACCGCGCCAGGTCAAGATTCACCGCCTACGGGGCAAGATGCCGCTGCGCCAGGCCTTCGGCGACCGGCTGCCCAGGGCCGTGCTCGAACGGCCCAAGAGCGGCTTTCGGCTGCCGCTGGGTGAGTGGCTGGCGGGCGACCCGGGGCTCAGGAGCATGTCGCGCGACCTGCTGCTCTCACCCGGGGCACGTCTGCGAACCTGGATGTCGGGGGCCGAACTCGAAGCCCTGCTTGCGCCAGCGGCCCTGGCGCAGACGGGCAGCGCCAAGCTCGCCTGGACGGCCGTGTGCCTGGAACTGTGGTTACAGGCCGTGCACTCGCGGGCGGTGGTGGCGTGA
- a CDS encoding sugar transferase: MTHSVISEELLRTGEPQAPTTAPLPGAAPSGESPDVRVQVPTTGDLDRRALMNGVMLAAAEALAVWFTSGLVLHFTVTHIGRLPWQLGFTATWLTVATLIRSYPGYGLDASERLRRTVIPAVAAFPTLLGAALAEGLGVGAALLLVLGLGLGIPAALLARIGARWLLRRVGVWGVDVAVIGHGEAAALLTQTLKSDWSLGYHPVAHGQANVAILAVPNIPYAVRDRLLDGPLVLFRRVLVMVSQPASDSRWAGSHHLGNFSVLEARRRHLEPGDLRQKRVFDLLVVALLFPVLTPLLLLVGLAVALDSRGPVLYGAPRLGWRGGSFRCWKFRSMHENAEERLAELLDQDPEARAYYDTYHKLRDDPRVTRVGRFLRRTSLDELPQLLNVLRGEMSLVGPRPYLPRERPKIGTHADVILSCRPGMTGWWQVSGRSGTSFQGRVQIDLQYVRRWSPWLDLTLLAATVRVVLARKGAH; this comes from the coding sequence GTGACGCATTCGGTCATCTCGGAGGAACTCTTGCGGACGGGGGAGCCCCAAGCCCCGACCACCGCTCCGCTGCCGGGCGCCGCCCCGTCCGGCGAGTCGCCCGACGTCCGGGTGCAGGTTCCCACCACCGGGGACCTCGACCGGCGAGCGCTCATGAATGGGGTGATGCTCGCAGCGGCCGAGGCGCTGGCCGTCTGGTTCACGTCTGGGCTGGTGCTTCACTTCACGGTCACCCACATCGGCCGCTTACCCTGGCAGCTCGGTTTCACGGCGACCTGGCTTACGGTGGCGACGCTCATCCGCAGCTACCCCGGGTACGGCCTGGATGCCAGCGAGCGGCTGCGGCGCACGGTGATCCCAGCGGTGGCGGCCTTCCCGACCCTCCTGGGCGCCGCGCTCGCCGAAGGGTTGGGCGTGGGTGCGGCGTTGCTGCTTGTCCTGGGGCTGGGGTTGGGTATTCCCGCCGCCCTCCTCGCCCGCATTGGAGCGCGCTGGCTGCTGCGCCGCGTAGGGGTTTGGGGGGTGGACGTGGCCGTGATCGGGCACGGCGAGGCCGCCGCCCTGCTGACACAGACGCTGAAAAGCGACTGGAGCTTGGGTTACCACCCGGTTGCGCACGGCCAGGCGAATGTCGCCATCCTGGCGGTGCCCAATATCCCGTACGCGGTACGTGACCGGTTGCTCGATGGGCCTCTGGTACTCTTTCGCCGGGTTCTGGTGATGGTGAGCCAGCCCGCCTCGGACAGCCGCTGGGCGGGCTCTCACCACTTGGGCAATTTCAGCGTGCTGGAGGCCCGGCGGAGGCACCTGGAGCCCGGCGACCTGCGGCAGAAGAGGGTCTTCGACCTGCTGGTAGTGGCCCTGCTCTTCCCGGTGCTGACGCCGCTGCTGCTGCTCGTAGGGCTCGCGGTGGCGCTCGACTCGCGCGGCCCGGTGCTGTACGGGGCGCCGCGTCTGGGGTGGCGGGGGGGCTCCTTCCGCTGCTGGAAGTTCCGCAGTATGCACGAGAACGCCGAGGAGCGGCTCGCCGAACTGCTCGACCAGGACCCCGAGGCGCGGGCTTACTACGACACCTACCACAAGCTCCGGGACGACCCGCGCGTGACCCGGGTGGGCCGCTTCCTGCGCCGCACCAGCCTCGACGAGCTGCCGCAGCTTCTCAACGTCCTCCGGGGCGAGATGAGCCTCGTCGGCCCCAGGCCCTACCTGCCGCGCGAGCGGCCCAAGATCGGCACCCACGCCGACGTGATCCTGAGCTGCCGCCCCGGCATGACCGGGTGGTGGCAGGTCTCGGGCCGCAGCGGCACGAGCTTTCAGGGCCGGGTGCAGATAGACCTCCAGTACGTGCGGCGCTGGAGCCCCTGGCTCGACCTCACGCTCCTCGCGGCGACCGTCCGCGTGGTTCTCGCCCGCAAAGGAGCGCACTGA
- a CDS encoding heparinase II/III family protein yields the protein MPLSPPRLRRVVDEATRAALLREADEVLQGRWRFFVFADAASDPTAGGVTDWHFCEVTGRRTDPDSPKFAPNSPEPAAVGDVRTIWEKSRHHHTTVLAIAYALTGEHRYAAGAAARIADWILENPPGRGVNWASRSEAGVRLMAWAWCYELLRPHSEWPTWFGPDSPLWPSVYRHQVFVGEGAAPAGGDTLAALAGQYVASVTWPFFEESARWRREAKVALAREATLQFLESGVNRELSFGHHLWATELILLPALLGERCGDAFDPAYLARVARAVAVVGRLRGEGGRLPRYGDIDDGLTVQVEPRSTSREDWLLRVGRDWLGVPVEEPPGGHLGATLLLGDGRVPLRCGPGLHGGSFAYPDAGLYVLTSGAGTERPVRVLADAGPLGNLTPAERGHADALGFTLSVGTQEVVVDPGTATSRADSEWRQYFRSTAAHNTIEVDLQDQRAQMGPCRWSREAAVTPHLWEPREDGGRLVASHDGYERLPGTPVHQREFELQGHLLSITDRIEGEGRHHLRLHLHLHPDCEIRSEASHSWWVTWRGGALRVRFDARWQVRWGQGEHDLASSTSTLGWYSPRYGVKQASPSFRATLTTMLPVTLHTNLEIF from the coding sequence TTGCCGCTCAGCCCACCGCGCCTGCGCCGGGTGGTGGACGAGGCGACCCGCGCCGCCCTGCTGCGTGAGGCAGATGAGGTCTTGCAGGGGCGCTGGCGCTTCTTCGTCTTCGCGGACGCGGCCTCCGACCCCACCGCAGGCGGTGTGACTGACTGGCACTTCTGCGAGGTCACGGGCCGCCGCACCGACCCCGACTCTCCCAAGTTTGCCCCAAACTCTCCCGAACCGGCGGCTGTGGGGGACGTGAGGACGATCTGGGAAAAGAGCCGTCACCACCACACAACGGTTCTTGCCATCGCCTATGCCCTGACCGGCGAGCACCGCTATGCGGCGGGTGCGGCGGCCCGTATCGCCGACTGGATTCTGGAAAATCCACCGGGCCGGGGCGTGAATTGGGCGAGCCGCTCGGAGGCGGGTGTGCGTCTAATGGCCTGGGCGTGGTGCTACGAACTCCTGAGGCCCCATTCGGAGTGGCCCACGTGGTTCGGGCCCGACTCGCCGCTGTGGCCGAGTGTGTACCGACATCAGGTGTTCGTCGGGGAGGGCGCCGCGCCCGCTGGGGGCGATACCCTCGCCGCGCTGGCAGGTCAGTACGTGGCGAGCGTGACCTGGCCGTTCTTCGAAGAATCTGCCCGGTGGCGGCGTGAGGCGAAAGTCGCCCTGGCGCGGGAGGCGACCCTACAATTCCTTGAGAGCGGGGTGAACCGTGAGCTGAGCTTCGGGCACCACCTGTGGGCCACCGAGCTGATCTTGCTTCCAGCTCTGCTGGGGGAACGTTGCGGCGACGCCTTCGACCCGGCCTATCTGGCCCGGGTAGCGCGGGCCGTCGCGGTGGTCGGCCGTTTGCGTGGCGAGGGAGGCAGGCTGCCCCGTTATGGTGATATAGACGACGGGCTGACCGTGCAAGTGGAGCCCCGGTCCACCTCTCGGGAGGACTGGCTCCTGCGGGTGGGCCGCGACTGGCTCGGCGTACCGGTGGAGGAGCCACCGGGCGGGCACCTGGGGGCCACGCTTTTACTCGGGGACGGGCGGGTGCCCCTGCGCTGTGGGCCTGGACTCCACGGCGGCAGCTTCGCTTACCCCGACGCGGGTCTGTACGTGCTGACATCGGGGGCGGGGACCGAGCGCCCGGTGCGCGTCTTGGCCGATGCTGGACCCCTCGGGAACCTGACGCCGGCTGAGCGGGGTCATGCCGACGCGCTGGGGTTCACCCTCTCGGTGGGCACTCAGGAGGTAGTGGTCGACCCCGGCACCGCCACATCCAGAGCCGACTCCGAGTGGCGACAGTACTTCCGCTCCACGGCGGCACACAACACCATAGAGGTCGATCTGCAAGACCAGAGAGCCCAGATGGGTCCCTGCCGATGGTCCCGCGAGGCCGCGGTTACCCCCCACCTGTGGGAGCCCCGTGAGGACGGAGGACGCCTTGTCGCCTCGCACGACGGATACGAGCGCTTGCCGGGCACCCCGGTCCACCAGCGTGAGTTCGAACTGCAAGGCCACTTACTGAGCATTACCGACCGCATCGAGGGCGAGGGACGCCACCATTTGCGCCTGCACCTGCACCTGCATCCTGACTGTGAGATAAGGTCGGAGGCCTCCCACAGCTGGTGGGTTACTTGGCGGGGTGGCGCCCTGCGGGTGCGCTTCGACGCCCGTTGGCAGGTACGCTGGGGTCAGGGCGAACACGACCTCGCCTCCAGTACTTCCACGCTCGGCTGGTATTCTCCACGCTACGGGGTCAAGCAGGCCAGCCCCTCTTTCCGCGCCACCCTGACGACCATGCTCCCAGTGACCCTGCACACCAACCTTGAAATTTTCTGA
- a CDS encoding right-handed parallel beta-helix repeat-containing protein: MQLEAERATTVSLPAGEVQALTVVDPGAPSGGHVVSDAAASGGQAVELLSNGNSVRFSVPAGLAAGSFTVRVQGRGDLYQGNPIVSLRVNGTEKGRVELNQATYSAFTVGNFDLKSGDTLDVIFVNDAYGGGLNDRNAIIDYLIIDPTGTTTAAPTPPTTPSTPSPTPVAIPGNAVDVKSFGARGDGQTDDTEALRRAAESGKSLFFPSGTYRVRRVISFKGLNGQTISGQNATLQTDGSFIRDGDNAVLFIKNSTGVTVQGLKIIGNRTNSTSPSVDIEGVRVANSTNVTLRALGVTRAPTNGISVFDSSGTVIENSSVSDSTRHGIWVYRSQNTRLSGNTITGNGQPNSNTVGGIGILATAGNGFTAENNVIRNMSDDGTKTEAVNNVVYRGNTVDVFGRDGIKVMPHTPSGVTEVRDVVIENNTISGFRAWVPYSSSNILVHSTLGGRVSGNTVNGSGGTADDEDGIRINAYGSYTRSRDIEVRDNTVRNVKTGVQLTSDNITVSGNRIQANGYAVLLQGVGLNLTNNPELRGGAGITVLYNYGAQADMTGNSLFGNDLAIYAANSGNRGRIAGNVFASTYRKQVAAGSGVSYTP; this comes from the coding sequence ATGCAATTGGAGGCGGAGCGTGCCACCACCGTTTCGCTGCCCGCAGGCGAGGTCCAGGCGCTGACGGTGGTCGATCCAGGGGCACCGAGTGGGGGGCACGTGGTCAGCGACGCTGCCGCCAGCGGGGGGCAAGCGGTCGAACTGCTCAGCAATGGCAATTCGGTACGCTTCTCGGTGCCCGCAGGGTTGGCGGCGGGAAGCTTCACGGTTCGGGTGCAGGGCCGGGGCGACCTCTATCAGGGCAATCCCATCGTGAGCTTGCGGGTGAACGGCACGGAGAAGGGCCGGGTCGAACTCAATCAAGCGACCTACAGTGCTTTCACGGTGGGGAACTTCGATCTGAAGTCGGGCGACACCCTCGACGTGATCTTCGTGAACGACGCCTACGGCGGCGGCCTCAACGACCGCAACGCGATTATCGACTACCTGATCATCGACCCGACAGGCACGACCACGGCGGCTCCGACCCCTCCCACCACTCCGAGTACCCCGAGTCCGACGCCAGTCGCCATCCCGGGGAACGCGGTGGACGTGAAGAGCTTCGGGGCCCGGGGCGACGGCCAGACCGACGACACGGAGGCTTTGCGGCGGGCAGCGGAGTCGGGCAAGAGTCTTTTCTTCCCTTCCGGGACGTACCGGGTGCGGCGCGTGATCTCGTTCAAGGGGCTCAACGGGCAGACCATCAGCGGCCAGAACGCGACCCTCCAGACCGACGGGAGCTTCATCCGCGACGGGGACAACGCGGTGCTTTTCATCAAGAACAGCACGGGCGTAACCGTGCAGGGCCTGAAGATCATTGGCAACCGCACGAACTCGACCTCCCCGTCCGTGGACATCGAGGGGGTACGGGTGGCGAACAGCACGAACGTGACGCTGCGGGCGCTGGGCGTGACCCGTGCCCCCACGAACGGCATCAGCGTATTCGACTCCTCGGGCACGGTAATCGAGAACAGCTCGGTGTCAGACAGCACCCGGCACGGCATCTGGGTGTACCGCAGCCAGAACACCCGGCTGAGCGGCAACACGATCACCGGGAACGGACAGCCCAACTCGAACACCGTCGGCGGCATCGGCATTCTCGCCACAGCGGGCAACGGCTTCACGGCCGAGAACAACGTGATCCGCAACATGAGCGACGACGGCACCAAGACGGAGGCCGTGAATAACGTCGTGTACCGGGGCAACACCGTCGACGTGTTCGGCCGGGACGGCATCAAGGTCATGCCTCACACGCCCTCCGGCGTGACCGAGGTACGTGACGTCGTGATCGAGAACAACACGATCTCGGGGTTCCGGGCCTGGGTGCCCTACAGTTCGAGCAACATCCTGGTGCACTCCACCCTGGGCGGGCGCGTGAGCGGCAACACCGTCAACGGCTCGGGCGGCACCGCCGACGACGAGGACGGCATCCGCATCAACGCCTATGGGTCCTACACCCGCTCGCGGGACATCGAGGTGCGGGACAATACGGTCCGCAACGTGAAAACGGGCGTGCAACTGACCTCGGACAACATCACTGTCTCGGGCAACCGCATCCAGGCGAACGGGTACGCGGTCTTGCTGCAAGGCGTCGGGCTGAACCTGACCAACAACCCCGAACTGCGGGGCGGGGCGGGCATCACGGTGCTGTACAACTACGGCGCCCAGGCCGACATGACCGGCAACTCGCTTTTCGGCAACGACCTCGCCATCTACGCTGCCAACAGCGGCAACCGGGGGCGCATCGCCGGAAACGTCTTCGCCTCGACCTACCGCAAGCAGGTGGCGGCGGGCTCAGGCGTCTCCTACACCCCCTGA